The genomic interval aaaagtgTCACCAAGTATCTATCTAAATGACATTTTCCTGAATAAAACTACTACAGTATATAAGTTTTAGAAATTGATGTTCGCCCCCCAAATATAGTAATTAATTCGAGCACCTTCCAAGACAAGACAAGACGTTACGTTAGGCATGTGAATTGATGTTTGTTAAGGAATGGAGGAGGAGGCGGCGGCCGCGGCAAACCATGGGCCTTCGCGTGAATGACTCAGCAAGGTTGATCGGTTCATTCAGCGGGCTAGCCTTTGAGTTAGTTTTGAGTTGAGAAGCCGTGACGGTCAACTTTCGACTTCTTatctaatttttcttccttccaaACCTGTGTGCTGATGAAATCAACGGTCCACGCGCTAACTTCAATCCAATGCGCTCATCATCTTCAGGCCGGCCCGTCCACCCTACTACAAATACCCTCCCCCATCAAATCCCACCCATACGAAACCATTCCCATCTCTTCTTACTTTTCCCTCTCCTTCGTTTCACACATTTTCTGGGTTCCCAAACAGATTTTACGTACAGAGAAGCAAGCAACATGAGGAGCAAGGCGGGCCACCGAAACGGGTTCTTGCACTTGATCGCGCTGCCCATTAGGGTGTTGGGGAAGGCCAAAGATTTCTACGTCCGGAGCATCATAAATTGCTCCGTAAAGGTGAGCTACAGCGGCTCCGGCCAAGTCTCCGACTTGCCGAAGAGCTTCAGTGTTAGGTCGTCGAAGTCTACGGAGAGCGACGATTTCATGGAGCTTATAAGAGCCAACTCCACCCGGAGTTTGGGCAGTATTGGGGCCGAGATGGACCTGTACATGCTCCGGCAGATGAGCGGGCAGCCGCCCACGGCGGAGGTTGTGCCCAGAAGCTCCACTGTTAAGATCATGGGGAGGATTGACGAAGACGAGCCTTGCGAATTTGGAGAAGACAGTGTGAAGATGAGATCCGATCTGTTGTATCCTAGAAGCAGGAGTTGTGCAGTGACAAAGAGCAGCGCTGTTTTCTGAagcttttttttctctttcagaAACTTGAAAGGGTGGGTTCAGATCAGATTGAGGATTGAATGAGACTCCTCTCGAATCCGAACTGAAtttgcttctttctttctttcttccattaATTTCTCCTGTAAATGCTGCCAATTAACGTGGCCGGCTTGGTTTGTGAAATTTACGACACATTAAAGGAATTACTTCTATATGAGAATTGTTGAAAATGTAATGCAAGTTAACATTCCCCATCAAACTCGAGAGAAATCTAAACTATATTGTAGGAATATAAAcaacattaatgttttgttATACTTAGTATTGCCACAAGTCGAATTGCCCCTACAAGTAATTAATGTGTCACCAATATACTTGTGCTTTTGTTCACCGATTAAAGCTTTGAAATAtcttacactttttttttttttaataattcagaTTCCGAGTTTTACCTGACTAATCTTGGAGACATGTGATCTTCCCTCGATTTCTCCACTAGGTAAATTGGAATGCGATCACAAGCTATACATGCACAGAGTATGATAGTCAATTCATACAATTACATGAGACAAATGTCATCACATATTTTACTGTTGAGTCATATCTACAAGactacttttattattatttgtatggtATAGAATTGTGGCAAAAGATTGTGGAACTTGGTATCATATACCAACCACTAGACATATTGAAATAGATCTCTATTAtttgctttttattttatttttattatttaattaaaatgtgtttttattgttaGAACATGTTTTATGTAAGGGGAGTTatgtcagagagagagagagagagggggggggggggggggggttaagggtaaaattgtaaatttacacTAATTATTAATAGGAGGGTAAAATGGTAATttcaagaaatatataaatataattatgaaaccCCTTAAATTTGAGAGTGGCgagagagaaatgagatatTCTTCCAAAACTACTaccattgttatttattttcaacagaAATGAACAGTAATAATGTggtattttatgtaaaaatatttaccTAGAAAAAATATTAGGGCGTCcaataaattctattttttttatattctttaatataaaaactcttaacaaattttattttttttatatttttaaaatagatatataatattaattaaatatttttacataaattatcATATCACCACTATTTATATTTACGATACCAATAACATTACTCCAAGACTACTACATTTAATTTAGTAGTAATCATtacattttcctttatttttttgaggtcccatgatttttttttgggttttcgCACTATCACGAGCGTCCGCAACCACCTCGTCCCCGAGACAACACTACGGAGGTAAATCTCAAGATATGCTCGAACCAAACAAGGTTTGAAGTGTTGCACGCACTGACGCTTGTCAAGACTCAACCTCAGAAGGCAACTTTGCTGTCCCCAAGGTTCGAACCCACGCTAGTAGCCATCAACTTGCCAGGATTTATCCCCACCTCAACCTTTGCCAACTCGACTATGCTCGGGGGCAAGTcccatgatttttgtttatagTGCTTGTCGCCGGATATCCTAAAAGACAAGTGTATGTCTACATATGATTAATTTAATAGTTTTGCATGTGATTAATTCATGGagaacaaaatttcaattactgaattaattaaattgagacAATCCAATCCGGCTATTGTGTTATATAAGATAAGATTCATTGTTTCTAGAACAAGTAGTGTAACACGAACGTGGCAGCCTCAAGAGGAAAATTCatcaaatttcatttaaaaatataccaAGTTGCGTGTTCTAATATTCCACAAGTCCTTTTTCAATAAGGGGATCGATCATAAGTCATTTTTAATAACAAATGAATGTGAATGCGACTGTGACAAATAAGAAAGGTGAAGACTGTAGACTTGGGATTGGacatgtaatataatataatataatacattgGGAGTGTGACAGCTGAACTTAATTAGGTGAGGTATTGCTTAAAATagtgtccccccccccccccccccccccccccacaaagAGTCTTCTAGAATCTTAGACATTAATCCAAAACAGTAAGCACAATACACGCAATGAATTTAGTTCAAAAAGACCCATACCCATTGCCATAAGTATACTAAGTAACGTTTATGAATTCATTCTTAAAATATACCAAGCAGCAGTTGTAGATTCTTTGGAGTTCCATACAATTCACAATATTGTAagtatcatttatttataaatcgAAGTACAAAGGAAGTTGACAGTAAGTTACGGTAATTTTTGCTTAAGATATGAAACATTACTCTGACACTGAATCATGAGGTTATTGACTTCAAACTTAAGTTAAAATCTACTAAATTTCCTTAAAAAGTTTATAATTTCAGGCTCTTTAACTCtcttgtagttttatttttgacaaagaATTCTCTTTGACATCATTTTTcagctaaaaaaatttaaatttacataggGAAAACAGAAGatgatcataattttttaattaattttaaatgattacacataattttaaattgattaaaaataaaaatgtcaaacCTACCAAGTGAGAAAAGTGATACCAATTCATAATTTGAGAGAGAGGAacgaccaaaaaaaaaaaaaatagtgaaagaAAATTACTAACTTTAATTAGTCCCTAAATCcaagtaaaatttcaatttatctcCAGAGAAATACAAAAAACCAATTAGTCTAAATGGAAACCTGTTGTGCCATCTTTTTGccccatttttcaaaaaaaatccaTAGGAATAATAAAATGGGAAGCTATTTTGGAATGACCAAGGCTTGACCTAAACCGTTGGTTCaagagtgcaattttgttcacccctttaatgGAGTGAATATAACCCTCAATACTTTGGGAGTTAAAACTAATAGAGGAGGACAATGATTTGCTATTTGGCTGTCCCCCTCTGTTAGTTTTAATCCCCAAAGTACCGGGGGTTATGTTCACTCCATTAAATGGGGTGAACAGAATCGCACTCTTGGTTCAAGGCCTGACCCGCTCAAGCTACAAAAGGCGAAACACATGTAGGACAGGTTGACGCAAGAGTCGCATGCGCACCCGCGTGGTAGCGGGCCTTGTGCGTGCCTAGCCTGGAAGGCTTGCCATGTAGAGAAGCCCACAAAACCTAACTCGTatagtgtaatacccaagaactttgagttgttatttaaaaaaaaaaaaagaaatttgagaaaaataggtatttgaaaagcccaaaaaatttaTCGAATCAGTCGAAGGGAGAACCCTGAAACTTAAATGTCTAAGAAAAAATGGACGCCTTTAACGAGCATATCGagacatgatttttaaaatcaaaagaaatcgaatcggaaacgattttcggtacagtaaaaaatgcagctgccatttaagCTGCAAAAACTGAATCTTTAAAGGAGACTTCTGGGAAGTTAACGAAAGCTTGAGGGGGTTTCGgttttttataaaaaacaaccattcagtggtttcaggaagaaacgaagaggtttagggctaaaacgaagattcgggcctaagtgcaatttcctaaaattgctagagggagcttaaaacgatatttttttttggaatcttcgGGGTCAAACGGATGTTTTAGAAATTAAGGGTCTCAAATGCAATATTGAAAAGTTCAGGGGCTAAGTAAAAAGAACCAAAAAGGTAAAggtcaaaagttgaggggccaaaatgcaaaaaactcAAAGATAGCAATAATGGGAAACCGACTAGGCCACGAGGGTTGTCAAAAGCTTCTAGGGTTGCATGGGCAATGGTCAGGGAGGGCCAAGGGGTGATGATGAGCCGACAATGGCCACCGGAGTGgccgaatttttgaaaaactcggCCAAGAAAGCTGGCCAACAATGGCGAACCTGCAACTCATTTTTTTCGGTCAGGGAAGGGTGTTTCCAGGTCCATCCAGGGGAGGGGGAGATGCCAAAGGCAATGGGCTAAGTGGCCAAAGACGAATCGGGCTTCAACATCGCCTATAAATATAGCATGTTGTAACCagaaattttaaaactttgaacTTGAAATCAAAGACTTTTTAGGTTGAATCAAAGGGCAAGGATAGgaggcttttgatccttgagaaTAGTAAAAgcattctggagattttggtgagcAAATGAGTTGGATCGAGTGTGTTTTGAAGCTCGCCGGAGAAGCGAGGCGGTCGGGTCGACCGAGACTTCGAGCTTCCAATTGGGCCGCTTCCAGCCATCATTTCGAGCTGATTCAGGTACCCTTGTGATCGACTTGGCATAGGCTTCCTGGTGGTgcaaaaatcttatttttccgGCAAGCCATGGCTGGAGAAAAAGACCGGCGCGTGGGCCCCACACGCTAATCTCACGCTCTACCACGCGCTGGAGTGTGCGggcttggaatttttttttaaaaatcttgaaaaattattttatgatttttcatgaaaaaatatttgcaaaataagttatgtaggtatttattttgggttattagtaaagaaaaattgaagaaaaatagagaaaaaggcaagaaaattgagggaaaatagtgtttattgattatttaaataaatatcttgtcTATGGTGCTTTTGGACTTGAGGTGAAACATTTGGTACGAATTTCAAGGTTGGCACTCAAATCGAGACAATTTGCACGTTTTTTGAGGTATCCCGATAATTGtgaaaggtgagtgattttctcacaagaacttgtatttatgatataattgttatatatgcatgttactcatgaatgcaatgttcattttgtcatattacataAAAAGTAGTGATAATTGtatgacacgatattattgtcatattgaaactcgcgcatgggattgggatgtcatcCTAAGAGTGTAGCAGTAATTTCCctagggcaattgatggaacaacattagggttatcctgcagaggttcaggattttgcctagggttccaTGCCAAGCTGGGGGGtaagggaagttacactagggtatctgcttataaatgtccatgcatcattcattcatttttatctaaccctcacttagaagattttatcttttaatattggACTACATCCttggaatattccacattccaaGCGAGACAAGCAGTCGGAAGAGCAAAGAGGTGATCGAGGCCTGATCGCAACGAAAATTTTCTAGGTCCCATGTGGGACTAGGACCATATATTTCATTCGGCTATATTATTTAGACTTTAAATAAATACTTGTAAGGATGTGTTAGGTAAATGATGTTACGAACCCATATTATGTTTTCGAGGTTTCTTACAGGTTCTGATCTTGATTCTGCTTATATTTAAAGTGTATCATTCATTTACTATGTTTTgaagtgttattaaataaagattatgttgaggatttattgcagtttatgtttgatgtatataaaaaaaaaaaaaaaatcctagcatatattttAATGCTCTAGAAGACAGGGTGTTACACATGAGCTCTTCCCATGAAACCTTACCTGCACAAGCCTTACCCGCGTAGGCTCTCCCCATGAAACCTTATCCGCACTGGTTCTCCCGTCAAAATCTTACCTACACGAGCTTTCCTCGCAAAACTACACATGTGCGACTGAGCTTCACTCAGGAGACTTGGCCAGTACTAGATCTACCAACCATTTACCCTGAAAAAAAACCCTATTTACTAGCAGAAAACAATTTTAACCGAAAACACCCAATCTCACTCGAGATTTTCTACTCGAATGAGTCACGAACCTACTTTTGTAGCTCACCACTAGGCTCACATTCTTCCAAAAACCTTCCTAGGCCACTAAGTCCTCAAGGGGGATTCCTCTAAAGCCCATTCGAGTTTTACCCAAGACAGTTGTCACTATGTTTGGTCGACATGTGTCTACCTTTGATTTTTATGGTACCCAacacctataaataccccttcgTGCATTGGGAAATGACCTATTTTTTTAGGCCCTCTATACTTAAACAATATTAGCTATAAATTCTACCTTTTCTTTGCATCTGGCAAAACCATCATACTTTGTGATTTACCCAGAATcatcatttttttatcattcttcCTAaactgacttaagtatcgaaaGGCATATGCAAGTGAAAAATCCCTGCATGCCTTCTAACATATTATTGTGGACGTAGGTTTACCCAAAAAGTGTGCTCGCAATGAAGTTTACCACTTTACCTGGAAGCTTCTACCTCGAGCAAGTTTACCTATAAGCTAAGTCTACCTGCATGTAGCCACTACTAGTATGCAAGTCTATCCGTTCGCAGCCTCTACCCAGTTGTAAGTTTCTACTCGTGTGTAGCCCTTACCGAGCATAGCCTTTACCCATGAGCAAGTCTACCCATGCACCTGTTTGAGTAACGTGTCTACCTGCCTTACGCTTGACCTCTACCCAAACTACATCCTTCTAAATTGTCACGATGACCTTCTAAATTGCCCTTGCCAAACATCCAAAGATTAAAACCACTCACTGCCTATTCCTATGAGTAGAGATTTGCTAGTTGTTCACCTTGCTTTTTCGTGACTAAAGCATTCTTGCactacaaattttaatttttatattttgataacaacAATTAGGCACCATCTGTAGGAACTAACGAAAAGTCAAGATTAATGGGAAGAACAACTAGATATGGTTGTGTCAaaaattagttgagtaataCACAAAGGAACATCAACCCCAAAAGAAGAACAAATTCTCTCGTTGGAAGAAACGATACCCCTGAGCATCAACCAACACACCCTGCCTGAGAGAAAGGAGGCTGAAGGCCCTGATGCCTAGCAATATTCCCCGATACGAAGTTGGCAAGTGAGCTCATCTTCTCTATGCACCCCTAAATTAAGACACTTTTCTCTAAGACAACCTCTCCTTACAATTGGGATGCTAGGTTTGAATTCACTGCAACAGTTTGGATTCAAGGGTCCCTCGCACTCAAAATCTATTGAGATGGTTAAGTTAGAAATAGCCACACCTGGATCCCCTATGGTGGTTTGGTTAGCAACTAAGGGATATTGTAGGTAGCATTAGCAAAATCCCCAACTCTAGAAAAGGTTGATGTCTAGTGTTTCTCTAAAAACCCAACAAGCATACTCTGGAAAGCCAAGTCACATTTTAACCCTATGCCTAACTTAGCCCAACTTATGAATCCACCCCCAGGCAATTTGGTGTGAACAACTTCACCTTAGACGTACTCTGTGGCTAAAGCTAAGGTGTACCCAACTTAAGCACAAATTCATCCCAACAGTTTAGATTTAAGAGACCCTCGTGCTCAAAATCTATTGAGATGGTCGAGCTAGAGATGGCCACACCTAGATCCCCCACAGTGGCCTAACTAGAGACTAAGGAATGGGTATAGGTAGCATTAGCAATAATCCCCAATTAGTTGTTGCTATCATGGCATCTCAGCTAGTAATCTCTGGTTCGAGGTACATTCGAGGCCCTTTTTACTCATGCTCTTTTTTATCATTACTATTTTATACACATTGAACTATATTAACCTATTATGTTAAGAATGTTGGTGCCCCTCCCCCCTTCCCTACCTTATGACTGGGGGAGCCAGACACTTACTAACATGATAGGAAGACACCCTAGCTGGATCAAAGAGGACGCTCATATGTGAGCCAAGGTACGACAATACTAAATcctatcttttcatatttttctaaccAATAGGATTGCAAGATTTGAGGAAAAGGCAAAGACAATACAAGGCATTATTGCATTACTCACTTATTTTCCTATCCATCAAGTGCATCCTTACTCATTCGAGAGCACATTACATAGCATAAGGCCATACACTAGGATAATTATTTGTCTTTCAACAAGGTGGACGCACCAAAAAACACATATTATTCCCTTTGACTTAAAAGTCAAAGCCAAGAGTGGGGGACCATTGTTGTGCCATGGATGCTAAGCGTCCACCTTAGCctatttctcaaaaaatttcCATAGGAATAATAAAACAAGAAGCCATTTTGGAATGACCCAAGACTCGACCCAAACCGTCAGTTCAAGGCCTAACTCTCTCAAACTACAAAAGGGCAAACCCATGCAAAATAGGTTGACCCGAGAGCTTTACATGCACCTACATAATAGCAAGTCGCATGCTTTC from Diospyros lotus cultivar Yz01 chromosome 8, ASM1463336v1, whole genome shotgun sequence carries:
- the LOC127808178 gene encoding uncharacterized protein LOC127808178; its protein translation is MRSKAGHRNGFLHLIALPIRVLGKAKDFYVRSIINCSVKVSYSGSGQVSDLPKSFSVRSSKSTESDDFMELIRANSTRSLGSIGAEMDLYMLRQMSGQPPTAEVVPRSSTVKIMGRIDEDEPCEFGEDSVKMRSDLLYPRSRSCAVTKSSAVF